A part of Setaria viridis chromosome 8, Setaria_viridis_v4.0, whole genome shotgun sequence genomic DNA contains:
- the LOC117866622 gene encoding disease resistance protein RPM1, whose protein sequence is MKGWTDDHPRNLQYSLVKEITNNFADELGRGTFGHVFKGLLDDGEEVAVKVLRYFTPEISDQQFQNEFGNLKKLKHPNIVRLLGFCDEPEEEIIEHKGKLVVCDRIHRALCLEYVPNGSLGKFLSGGCLIKNWPVRYKIIKGICEGLQYLHKIPIFHLDLKPDNILLDENMLPKITDFGLSRLIGEGNTKRTMTPLGSRGYLPPEFINNQIISREYDIYSLGVIIMQIITGVTSFSDFADMEPQEFIEHVHDNWKRSLEEIPEYASLEADCKQVKRCMEIAINCMKTNRHERPTIKDIISKLDEMETVKIDTQLSIKKGYFEESSGILGRPCQLQSAGAVLLAVTKIRSILGDETSKVVIHKLSGKVHSLKELPWKVDQIRMKLTFMSQIIQQIGTVYLTDELVNNWIGEVRKVAYRVEDVVDKYSYHVFQLMQEGFLKKFFIMGTHYAIVFSKITDEIADIEEEINQVIHMKDNWLHQTQLVSNHQQLAEIERHRSEDSFPHFVKDEGLVGIEKNRKLLSGWLYSDELYSTVITVSGMGGLGKSTLVANVYEREKVNFPVHAWIVVSQICPADALLRKLLWKIGNMVPPVPLEIDKMDVHDLKAEVNEKLQNRKCLIVLDDVWEQEVYFKIHDAFQNHQASRIIITTRKDHVGAMASLDQHLELEPLDGPDAFDLFCRRAFHNKKDHKCPKEFEEIAKSIVDRCHGHPLAIVTIGSLLSSRPRINIWNQTYNQLSELSTNDHVRAILNLSYHDLSGDLRNCFLYCSLFPEDYPMSRESLVRLWVAEGFVLSREKNTPEEVAEVNLMELIHRNMLEVVDCDELGRVSTCKMHNIMRDLALSIAKEEKFGSANDYEAIIQVDPHVRRLSLCRWKVNTSLKVKFPRLRSLVAHGMISSTPDLLPSILSESKHLTVLELQDSNITEVPTSIGNLFNLRYIGLRRTDVKSLPESIENLLNLHTLDIKQTQIAKLPRGIVKVKKLRHLLADRFADEMQSDFRVFIGVESPEGLSNLEELQTLETVQVSKDLAEQLKKLMQLRSIWIDNVSASDCENLFATLSTMPLLSSLLISTRDANETLCLQALDPISTKLHRLIVRGQWASGTLKYPIFRNHGEHLKFLALSWCQLGEDPLGVLAPHVPNLTYLSLNRVNSASTLVLSAGCFPHLKTLVLKRMPDVKQMEIGDGALPRIEGLYIVSLAQLDKVPQGIELLLSLKRLWLLYLHDEFKTLWQTSGMHQKMQHVPEIRI, encoded by the exons ATGAAGGGTTGGACAGATGACCATCCAAGGAATCTACAATACTCATTAGTTAAAGAGATTACAAATAATTTTGCAGATGAACTTGGACGCGGTACATTTGGACATGTGTTTAAG GGGCTGCTTGATGATGGAGAAGAGGTTGCTGTGAAGGTGCTTCGTTATTTCACGCCTGAGATCAGTGACCAGCAGTTCCAAAATGAATTTGGAAACCTTAAGAAGCTCAAGCATCCTAATATTGTACGATTGTTGGGGTTCTGCGATGAACCTGAGGAAGAAATTATTGAGCACAAAGGAAAATTAGTAGTTTGTGATAGGATACACAGGGCACTATGTCTTGAGTATGTGCCCAATGGAAGCCTTGGCAAGTTTCTTTCAG GTGGATGTCTTATCAAGAATTGGCCCGTACGCTACAAAATAATTAAGGGAATCTGCGAGGGTCTACAGTACCTTCACAAGATTCCCATTTTCCATCTTGACTTAAAACCTGATAATATACTGCTAGATGAGAATATGTTGCCAAAAATCACCGATTTCGGTTTATCTAGGCTCATTGGTGAAGGGAACACCAAAAGGACAATGACGCCTCTAGGGTCACG TGGATACTTGCCTCCAGAGTTCATTAACAATCAGATAATCTCCAGGGAATATGACATATATAGTTTAGGTGTTATAATTATGCAGATAATCACTGGTGTTACAAGCTTCTCTGATTTTGCTGACATGGAGCCCCAAGAATTTATTGAACAT GTACATGACAACTGGAAAAGAAGTCTAGAAGAGATCCCAGAGTATGCGTCACTTGAAGCGGATTGCAAACAAGTGAAAAGATGTATGGAAATTGCAATAAACTGCATGAAGACGAACCGTCATGAAAGGCCTACAATAAAGGATATTATCAGCAAATTAGATGAGATGGAAACTGTTAAAATTGACACGCAGTTGTCAATTAAAAAG GGTTACTTTGAAGAATCTAGTGGCATCCTGGGCAGGCCATGTCAAT TACAATCGGCTGGAGCGGTACTCCTTGCTGTCACGAAGATTCGTTCCATTTTAGGAGATGAAACCTCCAAGGTTGTTATACATAAGCTGTCTGGAAAAGTTCATTCTCTGAAGGAACTGCCATGGAAAGTCGATCAAATAAGGATGAAACTGACATTCATGAGCCAAATTATACAGCAGATTGGAACAGTCTACCTCACAGATGAGCTTGTCAATAATTGGATCGGGGAGGTCCGGAAGGTGGCTTACCGTGTTGAAGATGTAGTAGATAAATACTCATACCATGTTTTTCAACTGATGCAAGAAGGGTTCCTGAAGAAGTTCTTCATCATGGGAACCCATTATGCCATTGTTTTCAGCAAAATTACAGATGAGATAGCTGATATAGAAGAGGAGATTAACCAAGTTATTCATATGAAGGATAATTGGTTGCACCAAACACAGCTTGTCTCTAACCATCAACAACTTGCTGAGATTGAAAGACATCGCTCGGAAGATAGCTTCCCACATTTTGTAAAAGATGAAGGTCTAGTAggaattgaaaaaaatagaaaattgcTGTCTGGATGGCTGTACTCGGATGAGCTGTATAGCACCGTGATAACAGTTTCTGGTATGGGTGGCCTGGGAAAATCTACACTCGTAGCAAATGTCTATGAACGTGAAAAGGTCAACTTCCCTGTGCATGCTTGGATTGTTGTGTCACAGATCTGCCCGGCAGACGCTCTACTGAGAAAATTACTCTGGAAGATTGGGAACATGGTACCACCAGTACCATTAGAAATTGACAAAATGGATGTACACGACTTGAAGGCAGAAGTAAATGAAAAACTCCAAAATAGAAAATGTTTGATTGTATTAGATGATGTCTGGGAGCAAGAGGTATACTTCAAAATACATGATGCTTTCCAGAATCACCAAGCAAGTCGTATTATCATTACTACACGAAAGGATCATGTTGGAGCCATGGCTTCGTTGGACCAGCACCTTGAGCTAGAACCATTGGATGGCCCTGATGCATTTGACCTTTTCTGCAGAAGGGCTTTTCACAACAAGAAGGACCACAAATGCCCCAAGGAGTTTGAGGAAATTGCTAAATCTATAGTGGATAGGTGTCATGGCCATCCGCTGGCAATTGTTACAATAGGCAGCTTGTTGTCATCAAGACCACGAATAAACATTTGGAATCAAACATATAATCAGCTGAGTGAGTTGTCAACAAATGATCATGTCCGAGCAATATTAAACCTAAGCTATCATGATCTATCTGGAGACCTCAGAAATTGCTTTTTGTACTGCAGCTTGTTCCCTGAAGACTACCCCATGTCACGAGAAAGCCTCGTGCGGCTGTGGGTTGCAGAAGGCTTTGTTCTGAGCAGAGAAAAGAATACACCAGAGGAGGTGGCTGAGGTTAATCTCATGGAACTGATTCACCGCAATATGCTTGAAGTTGTGGACTGTGATGAGCTCGGAAGGGTTAGCACTTGCAAGATGCATAATATTATGCGGGATCTGGCACTCTCCATTGCCAAAGAAGAAAAGTTTGGTTCTGCAAATGATTATGAAGCAATAATACAGGTGGACCCACATGTTCGCCGATTGTCATTATGTAGGTGGAAAGTTAATACTTCACTTAAGGTTAAATTTCCACGTCTTAGAAGCCTTGTGGCTCATGGAATGATTTCGTCCACCCCTGATTTGTTACCCTCAATTTTGTCTGAATCAAAGCACTTGACTGTTCTAGAGCTGCAAGATTCTAATATCACCGAGGTGCCCACATCTATAGGGAATCTCTTTAATCTGCGGTACATTGGGTTAAGGCGCACCGATGTCAAGTCACTCCCAGAGTCTATTGAGAATCTCTTGAATCTCCACACTCTGGACATCAAGCAAACCCAAATAGCAAAGCTACCACGAGGTATTGTTAAGGTTAAGAAGTTGAGGCACCTTTTGGCTGACAGGTTCGCTGACGAAATGCAGTCAGATTTCAGAGTTTTTATCGGAGTCGAATCACCTGAAGGGCTGTCGAACCTGGAAGAACTGCAGACTCTAGAGACAGTGCAAGTGAGCAAAGACTTGGCTGAGCAGCTGAAGAAACTGATGCAGCTCAGAAGCATATGGATAGACAATGTAAGTGCTTCTGATTGTGAAAACCTTTTTGCGACCCTATCGACGATGCCACTTCTTTCCAGCCTGCTTATCTCTACAAGAGATGCGAATGAGACACTTTGCCTCCAAGCCCTTGATCCGATTTCCACAAAGCTCCACAGGTTAATTGTAAGGGGCCAGTGGGCTTCTGGGACACTGAAGTATCCGATATTTCGCAATCATGGGGAACATCTCAAATTTTTAGCGTTAAGCTGGTGTCAGCTTGGAGAAGATCCACTGGGTGTGCTCGCTCCACACGTGCCAAATCTCACCTATTTAAGTCTTAACAGGGTGAATAGTGCAAGCACTTTGGTTCTTTCTGCTGGGTGCTTTCCTCACCTGAAGACGCTCGTCTTGAAGCGAATGCCGGATGTCAAGCAGATGGAAATCGGAGATGGTGCTCTTCCACGTATTGAAGGTCTTTACATTGTGTCCCTAGCACAGCTAGATAAGGTTCCTCAAGGCATCGAGTTGCTTCTTTCTCTGAAGAGGCTTTGGCTGCTGTACCTGCACGATGAGTTTAAAACTCTGTGGCAAACGAGTGGGATGCACCAGAAGATGCAGCACGTTCCAGAGATTCGTATCTAG
- the LOC117866625 gene encoding disease resistance protein RGA4 isoform X1 encodes MVSDLWSAFMDNLVSRLSSLVEEKYNLYKGFEADVTFLMRELPMVTSAINNQFLGQEDDHILCLLVEELREVAHEMEDCIDHITYNASWEQQSWYSNIIEYWKKRKSRSQLGEEMQRLKRRLEEVFQRQERYSVSLPSKSSQVAKSSSDQHVLPDDLIGIDAPLEELLRQLAEMEGQLKQLKVITIVGFSGLGKTVLARELYNSEVGKKFQVRAWVTAMHGDPKKLLVDILQQLHKPPLDTSNSNGYQLSTNLSNYLNNKRYFIVIDDMRSDQWGIIKAAFPRDVSSRIVVTTRIQSVANTCSSTNGYIHKMRRLGDKHSRQLLLKKACGVEHSDYLQPNLAEISKKCDGQPLALTTVGQFLRNKGYPTAYDCEDMCKVRFYPLRSGDQTLDRLRQVLIHEYTSLPSHVLRACFLYFAMFTSDHPVRTKRLMRQWLAEGLVLRSNSGTDPAVENFKNLMDKNIIQPIDVSNNMNVKTCKTYGMMHEFIALKSHTENLIAFCDDGKLNPRRARRLSLCDSSITDARNLEFDLSLVRSLIIIGKAGKTILDFSNYQLLRVLDLEQCADLDNDHLKDICNLLLLKYLSLGSKITKLPDDIIRLRLLETLDLRRTAVRILHPEVIKLPNLINLFGKFKLQNKFVQSELQKSIASGKCKLQTLAGFIVDQSDESDGFAEVMIHMKQLRKVKIWCESTATSTNLTTLQKAIQEFIRDEKDACYDPRSLSLHFDGCSEDLMKDLKAPCYLRSLKLQGRLLELPEFAMALRRLRELCLQSTKLTAKLLTDLTKLKHLQYLKLVADELDGITIEDKSLPRLLCLCFVLQRPTFPNIEEGALPFLESLQLLCKDMDGLSGIQIKGFTRLRDVMLDGRVTDGTKANWVRAANEHPNRPKVLLKRAIPPKVDSADLGGDSAASGTTENEIVDCYVLSEGQVQETHAQMPHDGPDSSFNNMGHQVVCVALTGSSIANNGRVAS; translated from the exons ATGGTCTCTGACCTGTGGAGTGCATTTATGGACAATCTCGTGTCCAGATTGTCCTCGCTGGTGGAGGAGAAATACAACCTGTACAAGGGATTTGAAGCAGATGTTACTTTCCTAATGAGAGAGCTTCCCATGGTCACAAGTGCCATTAATAATCAGTTCTTGGGGCAGGAGGATGATCACATACTGTGTTTGTTGGTTGAAGAATTGCGTGAAGTGGCTCATGAAATGGAGGACTGTATAGACCACATCACGTATAATGCATCTTGGGAGCAGCAATCATGGTACAGTAATATTATTGAGTATTGGAAGAAGAGAAAATCCCGTTCTCAGTTAGGCGAAGAAATGCAGCGACTAAAGCGTAGATTGGAGGAAGTATTCCAGCGGCAAGAAAGGTATTCAGTGTCCCTTCCATCCAAATCATCCCAGGTAGCAAAATCGTCCTCAGATCAGCACGTGCTTCCGGATGATCTGATCGGCATCGATGCACCCCTGGAGGAGCTTCTGCGGCAGTTGGCGGAAATGGAAGGACAACTGAAGCAGCTGAAGGTGATCACAATTGTTGGTTTCagtggattggggaaaactgTTCTTGCCCGAGAGTTGTACAACAGCGAGGTCGGCAAGAAATTCCAGGTAAGGGCATGGGTTACTGCAATGCATGGGGATCCGAAGAAGCTTTTAGTGGATATACTCCAGCAACTGCATAAGCCACCACTGGATACCTCCAACTCCAATGGTTACCAGCTTAGTACTAATCTAAGCAACTACCTGAATAACAAGAG GTATTTCATTGTGATTGATGACATGCGTTCTGATCAATGGGGTATTATCAAGGCCGCCTTCCCTCGAGATGTTAGCAGCAGAATAGTGGTGACGACGAGAATCCAGTCAGTGGCTAACACTTGCAGCTCTACCAACGGCTATATTCACAAAATGAGAAGACTTGGTGATAAGCATTCAAGACAATTATTGCTGAAGAAAGCTTGTGGGGTGGAACATTCCGATTACTTGCAGCCCAATTTGGCAGAAATTTCAAAGAAATGTGATGGTCAACCACTTGCTCTGACTACCGTTGGCCAGTTCCTGCGAAATAAGGGTTATCCGACAGCATACGATTGTGAAGATATGTGCAAGGTACGTTTTTACCCTTTGAGGAGCGGTGACCAAACCTTGGACAGATTGCGTCAGGTGCTGATCCATGAATATACCAGCCTGCCTAGCCATGTTCTCAGAGCTTGCTTTTTATATTTTGCTATGTTCACCAGTGATCATCCTGTCAGGACAAAAAGGCTAATGAGGCAATGGTTAGCTGAGGGATTAGTACTGCGGTCTAATTCTGGAACTGATCCAGCAGTTGAAAATTTCAAGAATCTGATGGACAAGAATATTATCCAACCCATTGATGTAAGCAACAACATGAATGTGAAAACATGTAAAACTTACGGCATGATGCACGAGTTCATAGCACTCAAGTCTCACACTGAAAATTTGATTGCTTTCTGTGATGATGGGAAGCTCAATCCCAGACGTGCCCGTCGTCTTTCTCTCTGTGACAGCAGTATTACAGATGCCAGAAATTTGGAATTTGATCTATCTCTTGTCAGATCTCTGATTATCATTGGGAAGGCAGGTAAAACTATTTTAGATTTTAGCAATTATCAGCTTCTGAGAGTTTTGGATCTTGAACAGTGTGCTGACTTGGACAATGATCATCTCAAAGACATATGCAACCTATTACTTCTAAAATATCTAAGTCTGGGAAGCAAAATTACCAAACTTCCAGATGACATAATAAGACTGCGACTGTTGGAGACGCTCGATCTAAGAAGAACGGCCGTAAGAATCCTACATCCAGAAGTTATCAAGCTGCCCAATTTGATTAATCTCTTCGGAAAGTTTAAGCTTCAAAATAAATTCGTGCAAAGCGAACTCCAGAAGTCTATTGCTTCAGGAAAATGTAAGTTGCAGACTCTAGCAGGATTTATAGTTGACCAAAGTGACGAAAGTGATGGATTTGCAGAAGTAATGATTCATATGAAGCAGCTGCGAAAGGTCAAAATCTGGTGTGAGTCCACTGCAACAAGTACTAACTTGACTACGCTTCAAAAGGCCATACAAGAATTTATTCGAGATGAAAAGGATGCATGCTATGACCCTCGTTCTTTGTCACTCCATTTTGACGGATGCTCTGAAGACTTAATGAAAGACTTGAAAGCACCCTGCTATCTTAGGTCTCTGAAGTTACAGGGTAGGTTACTTGAGCTGCCTGAGTTTGCCATGGCACTGCGTCGACTCAGGGAGTTGTGTCTTCAATCAACTAAATTGACAGCTAAACTTCTTACAGATTTGACCAAGTTGAAGCATCTACAGTACCTGAAGCTGGTTGCGGATGAACTTGATGGGATCACTATTGAGGACAAGTCATTGCCAAGGCTGCTCTGCCTATGTTTTGTGCTGCAGCGTCCAACATTCCCAAATATCGAAGAAGGTGCTTTGCCATTTCTTGAATCTCTTCAACTGCTCTGCAAAGATATGGATGGCCTCTCTGGAATCCAGATTAAAGGCTTCACACGCCTGAGGGATGTAATGCTTGATGGTAGAGTCACCGATGGTACTAAAGCGAACTGGGTGAGGGCAGCTAATGAACATCCGAACAGGCCAAAAGTTCTACTCAAAAGGGCTATACCTCCTAAAGTAGATTCTGCTGACCTTGGAGGAGATTCTGCTGCATCAGGGACAACTGAGAATGAGATTGTAGACTGTTATGTTCTGTCAGAGGGACAAGTACAGGAGACTCACGCCCAAATGCCACATGACGGACCAGATTCTTCTTTCAATAATATGGGACATCAAGTGGTTTGTGTCGCTTTGACTGGTTCATCCATTGCTAACAATGGCCGAGTGGCTTCTTAA
- the LOC117866625 gene encoding disease resistance protein RGA4 isoform X2, with translation MMFSKQASITIRGSKPKKCLAGSIPIPEITTNNRELQLYECIPIPTESSRSPSPQALTASTGSFSCIATRRYFIVIDDMRSDQWGIIKAAFPRDVSSRIVVTTRIQSVANTCSSTNGYIHKMRRLGDKHSRQLLLKKACGVEHSDYLQPNLAEISKKCDGQPLALTTVGQFLRNKGYPTAYDCEDMCKVRFYPLRSGDQTLDRLRQVLIHEYTSLPSHVLRACFLYFAMFTSDHPVRTKRLMRQWLAEGLVLRSNSGTDPAVENFKNLMDKNIIQPIDVSNNMNVKTCKTYGMMHEFIALKSHTENLIAFCDDGKLNPRRARRLSLCDSSITDARNLEFDLSLVRSLIIIGKAGKTILDFSNYQLLRVLDLEQCADLDNDHLKDICNLLLLKYLSLGSKITKLPDDIIRLRLLETLDLRRTAVRILHPEVIKLPNLINLFGKFKLQNKFVQSELQKSIASGKCKLQTLAGFIVDQSDESDGFAEVMIHMKQLRKVKIWCESTATSTNLTTLQKAIQEFIRDEKDACYDPRSLSLHFDGCSEDLMKDLKAPCYLRSLKLQGRLLELPEFAMALRRLRELCLQSTKLTAKLLTDLTKLKHLQYLKLVADELDGITIEDKSLPRLLCLCFVLQRPTFPNIEEGALPFLESLQLLCKDMDGLSGIQIKGFTRLRDVMLDGRVTDGTKANWVRAANEHPNRPKVLLKRAIPPKVDSADLGGDSAASGTTENEIVDCYVLSEGQVQETHAQMPHDGPDSSFNNMGHQVVCVALTGSSIANNGRVAS, from the exons ATGATGTTTAGTAAACAGGCCAGTATAACAATACGTGGAAGTAAACCAAAGAAATGCTTAGCAGGGAGCATCCCCATCCCCGAGATAACAACGAATAACAGGGAGCTTCAGCTGTATGAGTGCATCCCCATCCCAACAGAGTCGTCAAGGTCGCCCTCCCCTCAGGCCCTCACGGCCTCAACAGGGAGCTTCAGCTGTATAGCAACTCGCAG GTATTTCATTGTGATTGATGACATGCGTTCTGATCAATGGGGTATTATCAAGGCCGCCTTCCCTCGAGATGTTAGCAGCAGAATAGTGGTGACGACGAGAATCCAGTCAGTGGCTAACACTTGCAGCTCTACCAACGGCTATATTCACAAAATGAGAAGACTTGGTGATAAGCATTCAAGACAATTATTGCTGAAGAAAGCTTGTGGGGTGGAACATTCCGATTACTTGCAGCCCAATTTGGCAGAAATTTCAAAGAAATGTGATGGTCAACCACTTGCTCTGACTACCGTTGGCCAGTTCCTGCGAAATAAGGGTTATCCGACAGCATACGATTGTGAAGATATGTGCAAGGTACGTTTTTACCCTTTGAGGAGCGGTGACCAAACCTTGGACAGATTGCGTCAGGTGCTGATCCATGAATATACCAGCCTGCCTAGCCATGTTCTCAGAGCTTGCTTTTTATATTTTGCTATGTTCACCAGTGATCATCCTGTCAGGACAAAAAGGCTAATGAGGCAATGGTTAGCTGAGGGATTAGTACTGCGGTCTAATTCTGGAACTGATCCAGCAGTTGAAAATTTCAAGAATCTGATGGACAAGAATATTATCCAACCCATTGATGTAAGCAACAACATGAATGTGAAAACATGTAAAACTTACGGCATGATGCACGAGTTCATAGCACTCAAGTCTCACACTGAAAATTTGATTGCTTTCTGTGATGATGGGAAGCTCAATCCCAGACGTGCCCGTCGTCTTTCTCTCTGTGACAGCAGTATTACAGATGCCAGAAATTTGGAATTTGATCTATCTCTTGTCAGATCTCTGATTATCATTGGGAAGGCAGGTAAAACTATTTTAGATTTTAGCAATTATCAGCTTCTGAGAGTTTTGGATCTTGAACAGTGTGCTGACTTGGACAATGATCATCTCAAAGACATATGCAACCTATTACTTCTAAAATATCTAAGTCTGGGAAGCAAAATTACCAAACTTCCAGATGACATAATAAGACTGCGACTGTTGGAGACGCTCGATCTAAGAAGAACGGCCGTAAGAATCCTACATCCAGAAGTTATCAAGCTGCCCAATTTGATTAATCTCTTCGGAAAGTTTAAGCTTCAAAATAAATTCGTGCAAAGCGAACTCCAGAAGTCTATTGCTTCAGGAAAATGTAAGTTGCAGACTCTAGCAGGATTTATAGTTGACCAAAGTGACGAAAGTGATGGATTTGCAGAAGTAATGATTCATATGAAGCAGCTGCGAAAGGTCAAAATCTGGTGTGAGTCCACTGCAACAAGTACTAACTTGACTACGCTTCAAAAGGCCATACAAGAATTTATTCGAGATGAAAAGGATGCATGCTATGACCCTCGTTCTTTGTCACTCCATTTTGACGGATGCTCTGAAGACTTAATGAAAGACTTGAAAGCACCCTGCTATCTTAGGTCTCTGAAGTTACAGGGTAGGTTACTTGAGCTGCCTGAGTTTGCCATGGCACTGCGTCGACTCAGGGAGTTGTGTCTTCAATCAACTAAATTGACAGCTAAACTTCTTACAGATTTGACCAAGTTGAAGCATCTACAGTACCTGAAGCTGGTTGCGGATGAACTTGATGGGATCACTATTGAGGACAAGTCATTGCCAAGGCTGCTCTGCCTATGTTTTGTGCTGCAGCGTCCAACATTCCCAAATATCGAAGAAGGTGCTTTGCCATTTCTTGAATCTCTTCAACTGCTCTGCAAAGATATGGATGGCCTCTCTGGAATCCAGATTAAAGGCTTCACACGCCTGAGGGATGTAATGCTTGATGGTAGAGTCACCGATGGTACTAAAGCGAACTGGGTGAGGGCAGCTAATGAACATCCGAACAGGCCAAAAGTTCTACTCAAAAGGGCTATACCTCCTAAAGTAGATTCTGCTGACCTTGGAGGAGATTCTGCTGCATCAGGGACAACTGAGAATGAGATTGTAGACTGTTATGTTCTGTCAGAGGGACAAGTACAGGAGACTCACGCCCAAATGCCACATGACGGACCAGATTCTTCTTTCAATAATATGGGACATCAAGTGGTTTGTGTCGCTTTGACTGGTTCATCCATTGCTAACAATGGCCGAGTGGCTTCTTAA